In Micromonospora sp. WMMA1363, a genomic segment contains:
- a CDS encoding ATP-binding protein has product MDPVRNPYAPGAGQRPPELAGRGRELDVFDVVLERIARGRPERSLMLTGLRGVGKTVLLNTLRSQAINRLWGSGKIEARPDQSLRRPVAAALHMAVRELAPRHRAPDRIAAFLGVLKAFAQRSTPTGRGGAPKLRDRWQPGIDVPAASGRADSGDIEIDLVELLTDAAAVAADVGTGIAIFIDEMQDLGPEDVSALSAACHELSQLGAPLIVVGAGLPHVPAVLSAAKSYSERLFRYQRIDRLDRIAADQALCAPAEREQVEYEQKALDLLYEKSGGYPYFVQAYGKATWDHAPRSPITAADVRVAAPEAEAELAVGFFGSRFERATPAEREYMRAMATLSLVEPETDGGRDDMDAAVPTAEIARALGRRPASLSPARDALIKKGLIYSGERGTVAFTVPHFGRYLRTQPA; this is encoded by the coding sequence GTGGATCCGGTCCGCAACCCGTACGCCCCCGGCGCCGGCCAGCGCCCGCCCGAGTTGGCCGGGCGGGGACGCGAACTGGACGTCTTCGACGTCGTGCTGGAGCGGATCGCCCGGGGCCGACCCGAACGCAGCCTGATGCTCACCGGCCTGCGTGGGGTGGGCAAGACGGTGCTGCTCAACACGCTGCGCTCGCAGGCAATCAACCGGCTCTGGGGCAGCGGCAAGATCGAGGCCCGGCCCGACCAGTCGTTACGCCGCCCGGTCGCCGCCGCGCTGCACATGGCGGTACGCGAGCTGGCTCCCCGGCACCGCGCCCCGGACCGAATAGCCGCCTTCCTCGGGGTGCTCAAGGCGTTCGCGCAGCGCTCCACGCCCACCGGCCGCGGCGGTGCCCCGAAGCTCCGCGATCGCTGGCAGCCCGGCATCGACGTGCCCGCCGCCAGCGGGCGCGCCGACTCCGGGGACATCGAGATCGATCTGGTCGAGTTGCTCACCGACGCCGCCGCGGTCGCCGCCGACGTCGGCACCGGCATCGCGATCTTCATCGACGAGATGCAGGACCTCGGCCCCGAGGACGTCTCCGCGCTGTCCGCCGCCTGTCACGAGCTGTCCCAGCTCGGCGCGCCGCTGATCGTGGTCGGCGCCGGCCTGCCACATGTGCCGGCCGTGCTCAGCGCCGCCAAGTCGTACTCCGAACGGCTCTTCCGCTACCAGCGCATCGACCGGCTGGACCGGATCGCCGCCGACCAGGCACTGTGCGCGCCGGCCGAACGCGAGCAGGTCGAATACGAGCAGAAGGCGCTCGACCTGCTCTACGAGAAGTCCGGCGGGTACCCGTACTTCGTCCAGGCGTACGGGAAGGCGACCTGGGACCACGCCCCCCGGTCACCGATCACCGCCGCCGACGTCCGGGTGGCGGCACCCGAGGCGGAGGCGGAGCTGGCGGTTGGCTTCTTTGGCTCCCGCTTCGAGCGGGCCACCCCGGCCGAACGGGAGTACATGCGGGCGATGGCCACGCTGTCACTGGTCGAGCCCGAGACCGACGGTGGCCGCGACGACATGGACGCCGCCGTGCCGACTGCCGAGATCGCCCGCGCCCTGGGACGCAGGCCCGCCAGCCTCTCGCCAGCCCGCGACGCCCTGATCAAGAAGGGGCTCATCTACTCCGG